In Neofelis nebulosa isolate mNeoNeb1 chromosome 10, mNeoNeb1.pri, whole genome shotgun sequence, one DNA window encodes the following:
- the LOC131487843 gene encoding olfactory receptor 4X2-like, protein MARIHNVTEFIFLGLSPSREAQKVCFVLFLLLYTAVVLGNSLIVLTVMTSRSLGSPMYFFLSCLSFVEICYSSTTAPKLISDLLTERKAISLWGCMTQLFFMHFFGGAEIFLLTVMAYDRYVAICRPLNYRTIMNRQVCVVLVGVAWVGGFVHSFAQILLLFHLPFCGPNVIDHYFCDLLPLLQLACSDTFLVGLLIVANGGTLSVISFGIILASYVVILLHLRTRSSEGRSKALSTCGSHISVVTLFFGPCIFIYMRPSATLSGDKMVAVFYTVITPLLNPVIYSLRNAQVKKAMKKLWIRTTKLDEK, encoded by the coding sequence ATGGCCCGCATACACAATGTGACTGAATTCATTTTCCTAGGACTTTCTCCCAGCCGGGAGGCGCAGAAAGTTTGTTTTGTGCTATTTCTGCTTTTGTACACAGCAGTTGTGCTGGGGAATTCCCTCATTGTGCTCACTGTCATGACCAGCAGAAGTCTTGGTTctcccatgtacttcttcctcagcTGCCTGTCCTTTGTGGAGATCTGCTACTCCTCTACTACGGCCCCCAAACTCATCTCAGATTTGCTGACTGAAAGAAAAGCAATATCACTGTGGGGCTGCATGACACAGCTTTTCTTTATGCACTTCTTCGGTGGTGCTGAGATCTTCCTGCTCActgtgatggcctatgaccgctatgtggccatctgtagGCCCCTCAACTACAGGACTATCATGAACCGGCAAGTGTGTGTTGTCCTGGTGGGAGTAGCATGGGTGGGGGGCTTTGTGCATTCCTTTGCCCAAATCCTCCTGCTCTTCCACTTGCCCTTCTGTGGCCCCAATGTGATTGACCACTATTTCTGTGACCTGCTTCCCCTGCTCCAACTTGCCTGCTCTGACACCTTCCTCGTCGGTCTGCTGATTGTTGCCAACGGGGGGACCTTGTCTGTGATCAGCTTTGGGATCATCTTAGCCTCCTATGTGGTCATTTTACTCCATCTGAGGACTCGAAGCTCTGAGGGGCGGAGTAAGGCCCTTTCCACCTGTGGGTCCCATATCAGCGTGGTTACCTTATTCTTTGGGCCCTGCATCTTCATCTATATGAGGCCTTCCGCCACCTTGTCTGGAGACAAGATGGTGGCCGTGTTCTACACCGTCATCACGCCGCTCCTCAACCCTGTCATCTACTCCCTGAGAAATGCTCAAGTGAAGAAGGCCATGAAGAAACTGTGGATCAGGACAACGAAGCTAGATGAGAAATAG
- the LOC131488759 gene encoding olfactory receptor 4X1, which produces MATTNNVTELILLGFSPNQDVQKTISVMFLLMYMAIVLGNGLIVVTIMGNKGLTSPMYFFLGYLSFVEICYCSVTAPKLILDSFIERKIISLKGCITQIFFLHFFGGTEIFLLTVMAYDRSVAICKPLHYTVIMNRRACGLLVGAAWGGGLLHSVGQTFLISQLPFCGPKVLDHYFCDVHPVLKLACSDTFLIGVLIIANGGSISVISFTVLLASYVVILHALSTQTSEDRRKALSTCASHVAVVGLFFIPCSFVYMRPCVTLPADKIVAVFYTVVTPLLNPIIYSFRNAEVKNAMRRLIGRKVIWKEK; this is translated from the coding sequence ATGGCAACTACGAACAATGTGACTGAACTCATTCTCTTGGGGTTTTCCCCCAATCAGGATGTGCAGAAGACCATTTCTGTGATGTTTCTCCTCATGTACATGGCCATTGTGCTGGGTAACGGCCTCATTGTGGTGACAATCATGGGCAACAAAGGGCTCACCTcccccatgtatttcttcctcgGCTACTTGTCCTTTGTGGAGATCTGTTACTGCTCTGTCACAGCCCCCAAGCTCATCCTTGACTCTTTTATTGAAAGGAAAATCATTTCCCTCAAAGGCTGCATCACACAGatatttttcctccatttctttggTGGCACTGAGATCTTTCTCCTGACagtgatggcctatgaccgctctgtggccatctgcaagccccTGCACTATACTGTCATCATGAACCGGCGTGCTTGTGGCCTCCTGGTGGGGGCAGCATGGGGTGGGGGCTTGCTGCATTCTGTCGGGCAAACATTCCTTATTTCCCAGCTGCCCTTCTGTGGCCCCAAGGTCCTTGACCACTACTTCTGTGATGTCCACCCTGTGCTGAAGCTGGCCTGCTCAGACACCTTCCTCATTGGTGTGCTAATCATCGCCAACGGTGGCTCCATTTCAGTGATCAGCTTCACGGTACTGCTTGCTTCCTACGTGGTCATCCTGCACGCCCTGAGCACCCAGACCTCAGAAGATCGGCGCAAAGCTCTGTCCACCTGTGCCTCTCATGTTGCAGTTGTGGGCCTGTTCTTCATACCCTGTTCCTTTGTCTACATGAGGCCCTGTGTCACCCTCCCTGCAGACAAGATAGTCGCTGTGTTTTACACAGTGGTCACACCTCTCTTAAACCCCATCATTTACTCCTTCAGGAATGCTGAAGTGAAAAATGCCATGAGGAGACTGATAGGGAGGAAAGTGATCtggaaagagaaatag